One Mercurialis annua linkage group LG3, ddMerAnnu1.2, whole genome shotgun sequence DNA window includes the following coding sequences:
- the LOC126674585 gene encoding transcription factor bHLH122-like: MESDLQHIHQFVHDHQPKQMNSGLTRYQSAPSSYFASLQDKDFLDDFLNRPSSPETERIFARFLDNTDTISTQNFEAPIKQEYPVTEAVSQLNQQEQTLSNTRLHQHQHQQQQQQQSRYSSSFYQSQLKPPLPDHNSSSGMDFRMANSMGIERPALMKTNGGSNSNLVRHSSSPAGLFANINVEMENGYAVIRGLGDFGTGNREAASYSAANRPPPPPPPLGRMNSIPEMGSKNIRESSPESAGFSETRSSNYVTGFPIGSWDDSAVMSSKRLTDDDRTLSGLNASETQNGEMGNRPPMLAHHLSLPKTSAELSAIEKYLQDSVPCKIRAKRGCATHPRSIAERVRRTRISERMRKLQDLVPNMDKQTNTSDMLDLAVDYIKDLQRQMKILSENRAKCTCTSMKQQQ, encoded by the exons ATGGAGTCGGATCTTCAACATATCCATCAATTTGTTCATGACCATCAACCGAAGCAAATGAACTCAGGATTAACAAGATATCAATCTGCTCCGAGTTCGTATTTCGCCAGCTTACAAGACAAAGATTTTCTTGATGATTTTCTCAATAGACCATCAAGCCCCGAGACTGAAAGAATCTTCGCAAGATTCTTGGATAACACGGATACAATCTCAACTCAGAACTTTGAAGCACCAATTAAGCAAGAATATCCGGTTACTGAAGCTGTCTCACAACTTAACCAGCAAGAACAGACTCTGTCTAACACAAGATTGCATCAGCACCAACAccaacagcagcagcagcagcagagtAGATATTCTTCAAGTTTTTATCAAAGTCAATTGAAACCGCCTCTACCGGATCATAATTCGAGTTCCGGTATGGATTTTCGGATGGCGAATTCGATGGGAATTGAGAGGCCGGCTCTTATGAAGACTAACGGCGGGAGCAACTCGAATCTTGTTCGTCATAGTAGCTCGCCTGCTGGTCTTTTTGCCAACATAAATGTCGAAATGGAAAATG GCTATGCTGTAATAAGAGGCTTGGGAGATTTCGGAACAGGCAACAGAGAAGCAGCATCTTATTCTGCAGCGAATCGGCCACCGCCACCGCCGCCTCCTCTGGGAAGAATGAATTCAATTCCTGAAATGGGTAGCAAAAACATAAGAGAAAGTAGTCCTGAGAGTGCCGGTTTTAGTGAAACTCGAAGCAGTAATTATGTGACAGGTTTTCCGATCGGATCTTGGGACGATTCGGCTGTGATGTCTTCAAAGAGACTCACTGATGATGATAGAACACTTTCTGGTCTAAATGCATCTGAAACTCAG AATGGAGAAATGGGAAATCGTCCTCCAATGTTGGCTCATCACTTGAGTCTACCAAAAACTTCAGCAGAATTGTCTGCAATTGAAAAGTACTTGCAAGATTCTGTGCCTTGCAAGATTCGAGCTAAACGCGGATGCGCCACTCATCCAAGGAGCATTGCCGAAAGG GTAAGAAGAACTCGAATTAGCGAACGCATGAGAAAACTACAAGATCTTGTACCGAACATGGACAAG CAAACAAACACATCAGACATGTTGGATTTGGCTGTTGACTACATTAAAGATCTTCAAAGACAGATGAAG ATACTATCAGAGAATCGGGCCAAGTGTACATGCACAAGCATGAAGCAGCAGCAGTAG
- the LOC126674816 gene encoding DNA damage-repair/toleration protein DRT100 — protein MAMATFLYITLITVLLAACSTVVTSCPPSDRAALLAFKADLHDQYLGIFKSWTGLDCCNKWYGVSCDPEIHRVADINLRGESEEPMFGKRPRSGYMSGTISPAICKLERLSSLTIADWKGITGEIPRCITSLPFLRILDLIGNKLSGDLPADIGRLHRLTVLNVADNQLSGEIPRSLTNLSSLMHLDLRNNRISGPLPTDFHRLTMLSRALFSSNSISGLIPSSISRIYRLADLDLSQNQLSGPIPASLGNMAVLATLNLDANRLSGIIPASLFNSGISNLNLSKNSFSGYLPNVFSSRSYFTVLDLSYNNFRGPIPKSLSSASYIGHLDLSHNHLCGRIPVGNPFDHLEASSFIFNDCLCGKPLTRTC, from the coding sequence ATGGCCATGGCCACCTTCTTATACATTACCCTCATTACAGTACTATTAGCCGCTTGTTCTACAGTAGTCACAAGCTGTCCACCGTCCGACAGAGCCGCTCTACTCGCTTTCAAGGCAGATCTCCACGACCAATACTTAGGAATCTTCAAATCCTGGACAGGACTTGACTGCTGTAACAAATGGTACGGCGTCAGTTGCGACCCAGAAATCCACCGTGTAGCAGACATAAACCTACGAGGAGAATCCGAAGAGCCCATGTTCGGGAAACGTCCCCGGTCCGGTTACATGTCCGGTACAATCTCACCTGCTATATGTAAACTCGAGCGTCTCTCCAGTCTTACAATCGCTGACTGGAAAGGCATCACCGGTGAGATCCCACGTTGTATAACTTCCCTTCCGTTTTTACGTATTCTTGACTTAATCGGAAACAAGCTGTCCGGCGATCTTCCCGCCGATATCGGACGGTTACACAGGCTGACTGTGTTGAACGTTGCTGACAATCAATTATCCGGCGAAATCCCACGTTCTTTAACGAATCTTTCAAGCTTAATGCATCTTGATTTACGTAACAACAGAATCTCCGGTCCACTTCCGACGGATTTCCACCGTCTCACAATGCTGAGCCGTGCATTGTTCAGCAGCAACTCCATCAGCGGATTAATTCCCAGTTCCATTTCAAGAATCTACCGTCTCGCCGATCTTGATCTCTCTCAGAATCAATTATCAGGACCGATTCCAGCTTCTTTGGGTAACATGGCAGTTCTTGCAACGCTAAATCTTGATGCTAACAGGTTATCAGGAATAATACCAGCAAGTTTGTTCAATTCAGGTATCAGCAATTTGAATCTGAGCAAGAATTCATTTTCAGGATATTTACCAAACGTTTTCAGTTCAAGATCTTATTTTACGGTTCTTGATTTATCGTACAACAATTTCCGGGGTCCGATTCCGAAATCTTTGTCATCTGCGTCGTATATCGGACACTTGGATCTGAGTCATAATCACCTCTGCGGGAGGATTCCGGTGGGTAATCCGTTTGATCATCTTGAAGCGTCGTCGTTTATTTTTAATGACTGCCTTTGTGGGAAGCCGTTAACTAGAACTTGCTAG
- the LOC126674233 gene encoding UPF0481 protein At3g47200-like — protein MDHVLDIENISTSIEKELEILSPLSEECCIYRVPKALRNLNETAYTPQLVSIGPIHHGKPELKQMEEHKKRSLQEFLHLTNVSIASFVDRIKAKETKFRNCYAETLEFSSEDLVKMILVDVAFVIMVLLKFSCQNLRSSNDRIYSRPWMENEVRYDLLLLENQLPFFILKDLYEYSDVSNRIQEEGLSMIKLTREFFKGKWGLWVTRDVLENQNLSNEVVHFVDFLRISQKPSKSGVEDQEKPKEAISLYAPTATELQQAGVKFELSSSRKKLDIQFNNGVLKIPLLRITRKTEFFLRNLQAFEQCHCKDKYINDYIAFITMLVKNPKDLEILVKSGILVHGRWNNDSLSAVFLNLALGNFVSHKSFYLSGLVEDLNLYCGKSWHKWKATLKEQYFNSPWAVISVIAASILLILTIIQTVCTVMQI, from the coding sequence ATGGATCATGTTCTTGATATTGAAAACATATCAACTTCAATAGAAAAGGAGTTAGAAATTTTGTCTCCCTTGTCCGAAGAGTGTTGCATCTACAGAGTTCCGAAAGCATTACGTAACTTAAATGAAACGGCTTACACACCTCAACTTGTCTCCATTGGTCCGATTCACCACGGCAAACCGGAGCTAAAACAAATGGAGGAGCACAAAAAAAGGTCCCTGCAAGAGTTTCTGCACCTGACCAATGTAAGTATCGCGAGTTTTGTCGACAGAATCAAGGCGAAAGAAACGAAATTTCGCAATTGCTATGCAGAAACACTAGAATTTAGTAGTGAGGACTTGGTGAAGATGATTCTGGTGGATGTTGCTTTTGTTATTATGGTTCTGCTGAAGTTTAGTTGTCAGAATCTTCGGAGCAGTAATGATCGGATTTATAGTCGGCCTTGGATGGAAAATGAGGTGAGGTATGACTTGTTGTTGCTTGAAAATCAGCTGCCTTTCTTTATTCTGAAGGATTTGTATGAGTATTCTGATGTATCGAATCGGATTCAAGAAGAGGGATTGTCGATGATCAAACTAACTCGCGAATTTTTTAAAGGTAAATGGGGTTTATGGGTGACTCGTGATGTCTTGGAGAATCAGAATTTAAGCAATGAAGTGGTTCATTTTGTTGATTTTCTCAGGATTTCTCAGAAACCGTCGAAATCGGGGGTTGAAGATCAAGAAAAACCCAAAGAAGCAATCTCATTGTATGCACCTACTGCAACTGAGTTGCAGCAAGCTGGAGTCAAGTTCGAGTTATCTTCGAGTAGAAAAAAGCTCGATATACAATTCAACAATGGGGTTTTGAAAATTCCATTGTTGAGAATAACTCGAAAAACAGAGTTTTTCCTGAGAAATCTTCAGGCATTTGAGCAATGCCATTGTAAAGATAAGTACATTAATGACTACATTGCTTTCATCACTATGCTCGTCAAGAATCCGAAGGATTTAGAAATTCTTGTAAAGAGTGGGATTCTGGTACATGGGAGATGGAATAACGACAGCTTATCGGCTGTGTTTCTCAACCTCGCCTTAGGAAATTTTGTCTCGCATAAAAGCTTCTACTTATCGGGCCTCGTCGAGGATCTTAATTTATATTGTGGTAAGTCTTGGCACAAATGGAAGGCTACCCTGAAAGAGCAATATTTTAACAGTCCTTGGGCTGTGATTTCTGTTATTGCAGCTTCAATACTTCTCATACTCACTATCATTCAAACTGTATGTACTGTAATGCAAATTTAG
- the LOC126674231 gene encoding protein ACCELERATED CELL DEATH 6-like, which produces MEDGNENRRLALYKAAVHGHWNIAKTFFDEDPNALTLKISGFEEIALYVAITSGHSIEFVRNIVELMSEELVGTVNRDGNNPLHAAAMVGNLEAAKILVKKNATLTQGRNVLNATPLHYAATYAHEQTVRFLLTVTRHENPSPFFDTDGVRLLNSLITADFYGIALDLLKRYPDLGRGRDQYGYTALDMLARKPRAFPSGSRIGFFEFLFDHYWCRNVSIKTDFADDYVDTKTIPKYGDLENQVESSEDYYQKKFKQFPFLQHIEKKMLMHKQAMELLKLLISEALKANESELYGLLGPSTQNAAILGIQEFVAEAIKSYPYLVWFRDRDGCTVFLLAIKHRQEKVFNLLYQIGNHKHIITSLSDTEGNNMLHLAAKSNPSNRISGAALQMQRELQWFKEVEKVVQPSYKEMEDRSGRTPRELFTKDHESLVSQGEKWMKDTAMSCATVAALVITVVFAAAFTVPGGNNSDQGIPIYLNQTAFMIFAISDAFGLFSSSTSLLMFLGILTSRYSEEDFRRALPMRLSIGLITLFFSIASMLIAFSAAFHLVLFHKVKWIAVPIGLLACAPVTLFALLQFPLLLEMVCSTFGHKVFRKQSDEIIF; this is translated from the exons ATGGAAGATGGAAATGAAAACCGTAGATTGGCTCTGTACAAAGCTGCAGTACATGGCCATTGGAATATTGCCAAGACATTTTTTGATGAAGATCCTAATGCACTCACTCTAAAAATTTCTGGTTTTGAAGAAATTGCACTCTATGTCGCGATTACTTCGGGTCACTCCATTGAATTTGTCCGAAACATTGTTGAGTTAATGTCGGAAGAGTTAGTTGGAACAGTGAATAGAGATGGTAATAATCCTCTTCATGCCGCGGCTATGGTCGGAAATTTAGAAGCTGCAAAGATTTTGGTGAAGAAAAATGCAACTTTAACACAAGGAAGAAATGTTCTTAATGCTACACCACTTCATTATGCTGCTACATATGCTCATGAGCAAACAGTTCGCTTCCTTCTTACGGTGACTCGCCATGAGAATCCGAGTCCTTTTTTCGACACAGATGGTGTTCGACTTCTCAATTCACTCATCACCGCGGATTTTTATG GCATTGCTCTTGATTTATTGAAACGCTATCCGGATTTAGGGCGTGGAAGAGATCAGTATGGATACACTGCTTTGGACATGTTAGCTAGAAAGCCCCGCGCATTTCCAAGTGGAAGCCGGATTGGATTTTTCGAGTTCTTATTTGACCATTATTGGTGTAGAAATGTATCAATAAAGACAGATTTTGCAGATGATTATGTGGATACTAAAACTATCCCCAAATATGGAGATTTGGAAAATCAAGTTGAGAGTTCAGAAGATTACTACCAAAAGAAATTCAAGCAATTTCCTTTTCTGCAACATATAGAGAAAAAGATGTTGATGCATAAGCAAGCAATGGAGCTTCTCAAACTATTGATTTCTGAAGCTTTAAAGGCTAATGAATCAGAATTATACGGTCTCTTAGGACCTTCCACACAAAATGCTGCTATATTGGGTATTCAGGAATTTGTTGCTGAAGCCATTAAATCGTATCcgtatttggtttggtttcgcgACAGAGATGGTTGTACTGTTTTTCTTCTCGCGATAAAACATCGGCAAGAAAAGGTTTTCAATCTTCTATATCAAATAGGTAATCATAAGCATATCATCACATCGTTGAGCGATACAGAGGGCAACAATATGCTGCATTTAGCAGCTAAGTCCAATCCATCAAACAGAATTTCTGGTGCAGCTCTACAAATGCAACGCGAGTTGCAATGGTTTAAG GAAGTGGAAAAAGTTGTCCAGCCATCCTACAAGGAAATGGAAGACAGGAGCGGAAGAACTCCGCGAGAGCTGTTCACCAAGGATCACGAGAGTTTAGTTTCGCAAGGCGAGAAATGGATGAAGGACACTGCTATGTCTTGTGCCACAGTTGCTGCACTAGTGATCACAGTCGTATTCGCAGCAGCTTTCACTGTACCGGGAGGCAACAACAGCGACCAAGGGATCCCAATTTACTTGAACCAAACAGCTTTCATGATTTTTGCAATATCAGACGCCTTTGGACTCTTTTCTTCATCTACCTCGCTGTTAATGTTTCTAGGCATACTCACATCACGTTATTCCGAAGAAGATTTCCGCAGGGCCTTGCCGATGAGGTTGAGTATTGGTCTCATAACCTTATTCTTTTCAATAGCCTCCATGCTGATAGCCTTCAGTGCAGCttttcacttggttttatttcataaagtgaAATGGATAGCAGTTCCCATTGGCCTACTGGCTTGTGCTCCAGTTACCTTATTTGCACTTCTGCAGTTTCCTCTTCTGCTTGAAATGGTCTGCTCAACATTCGGACATAAAGTTTTCCGCAAACAAAGTGACGAGATTATATTTTAG